One segment of Sander vitreus isolate 19-12246 chromosome 20, sanVit1, whole genome shotgun sequence DNA contains the following:
- the bdkrb1 gene encoding B1 bradykinin receptor: MSPVPDVSFLRSIFMKRTPMEAMTLSVATLWSENSSASLPSSPTEDPTSAEWDLVHTIIPPYIFTLSLLGLLFNSFVLGVFFAHKDRLTVAEIYLSNLALADFILLCGLPFWAMNILNNFNWPYGDALCKLVNSISIINFYISIQTLVMISFDRYLALVKTMKARWLRRTLFAKVICSILWISAVVLSTPTIVHRKVKFIKELETMSCILDYSHDSSWKLAHQFLINVVGFVLPVLVIVFSSGNIIKALVQRRESVAYHDTNNTKSTVLVYAVTLLFLLCWGPFQVFTFLDTLCDLHVLDEKLWSHTLDIGGQVSVYLAFLNSALNPVLYVFSGQYFRRKVSAIYRRTRYRRESDMTTYQRSVVSTYINRTEQIKTVVIFNAG; the protein is encoded by the exons ATGAGCCCTGTTCCAGACGTGTCTTTTCTCAGGAGCATTTTCATGAAACGTACG CCCATGGAGGCAATGACACTATCTGTGGCAACACTGTGGTCTGAAAACAGCAGTGCGTCCCTGCCATCCAGTCCAACAGAGGATCCAACCTCGGCAGAATGGGATCTCGTCCACACCATCATACCCCCGTACATCTTCACCTTATCACTGTTAGGCCTTCTCTTTAACAGCTTTGTCCTGGGGGTGTTCTTCGCCCACAAGGATCGCCTGACTGTAGCGGAGATCTACCTGAGCAACCTGGCGCTGGCTGACTTTATTCTCCTGTGTGGCCTCCCCTTCTGGGCGATGAACATCCTCAACAACTTCAACTGGCCGTACGGAGATGCCTTATGCAAACTGGTCAACTCCATCAGCATCATCAATTTCTACATCAGCATCCAAACCCTGGTCATGATTAGTTTTGACCGCTACCTGGCACTTGTGAAGACCATGAAGGCCAGGTGGCTGAGACGGACACTCTTTGCCAAGGTGATCTGCTCCATCCTGTGGATATCAGCGGTCGTACTGAGCACTCCAACCATTGTTCACAGAAAGGTGAAGTTTATCAAGGAGCTCGAGACAATGTCCTGTATACTGGATTATAGCCATGACAGCTCTTGGAAGTTGGCCCATCAGTTTCTGATAAATGTTGTAGGCTTTGTACTCCCTGTTCTGGTCATTGTTTTCAGCAGTGGGAACATAATCAAGGCTTTAGTCCAGAGAAGGGAGAGTGTAGCTTATCATGACACTAATAACACAAAGTCCACAGTACTGGTGTATGCTGTCACACTACTTTTCTTACTGTGCTGGGGTCCCTTCCAGGTCTTTACCTTCCTCGACACACTCTGTGATCTCCACGTGCTGGATGAGAAGCTGTGGTCCCACACTCTCGATATAGGAGGCCAGGTTTCAGTGTATCTGGCCTTTCTCAATAGTGCTCTGAACCCAGTGCTGTATGTCTTCTCAGGGCAGTACTTTAGGAGGAAGGTTAGCGCCATCTACAGGAGGACTAGATATCGCAGAGAATCAGATATGACCACATATCAACGCTCTGTTGTGTCCACTTACATTAACAGAACGGAGCAAATTAAGACTGTGGTaatttttaatgcaggctga
- the LOC144535358 gene encoding B2 bradykinin receptor-like → MTLQPTSVPDLSTTALYRDQNNTNGTDCPDLYDWEWLHTSQPVYILLITVLGIVFNVFVLIVFCFHKKACTVAEIYLSNLAAADLVLVSCLPFWAVYTSNGFNWTFGLFLCKVVNLGIKINAYSSIYFLVLVSIDRYVALVHTMSHGRMRRPKYAKLCCLLMWGFGLVLSIPELVFRKVRYFPEYGVNACFLDYPTHTVELLSDGMLIVFSFIIPISIISFCTVKIIQALKIQAIERFNAVKTERKATTLMLTVLLAFLICWVPFHVVTTLDLLLRAEVLGGCHLLSVLDICNQIFTYLAFANSVLNPILYVLVGKNFRKKVGELFKQWSIRKIVTSESSRSSNLSSTLKTLV, encoded by the coding sequence cgTCCCAGACCTCAGCACCACAGCTTTATACAGAGACCAAAACAACACCAATGGCACTGATTGTCCTGATTTGTACGACTGGGAGTGGCTCCACACCAGTCAGCCAGTGTATATCCTGCTCATCACTGTGCTGGGAATCgtgtttaatgtgtttgtcCTGATAGTGTTCTGCTTCCACAAGAAGGCCTGCACCGTGGCTGAAATCTACTTGAGTAACCTGGCTGCTGCTGACCTCGTCCTGGTGTCCTGTTTGCCTTTCTGGGCTGTCTACACATCCAACGGTTTCAATTGGACTTTTGGTCTGTTCCTGTGCAAAGTCGTCAACCTGGGCATTAAGATTAATGCCTACAGTAGCATCTATTTTCTTGTTCTGGTTAGCATAGATCGCTATGTGGCACTAGTGCATACAATGTCCCATGGCAGAATGCGTAGGCCAAAATATGCAAAACTGTGTTGTTTGCTGATGTGGGGTTTCGGCTTGGTCTTGAGCATCCCCGAGCTCGTCTTCAGGAAAGTGAGATATTTTCCTGAGTATGGTGTAAATGCATGCTTTCTGGACTACCCAACCCACACTGTAGAGCTGCTTTCTGATGGGATGTTGATTGTTTTTAGCTTCATCATCCCAATTTCGATTATCTCATTCTGCACTGTCAAGATTATTCAGGCTTTGAAGATCCAGGCAATAGAGCGATTCAATGCTGTGAAAACAGAACGTAAGGCCACCACGCTGATGCTGACGGTCCTCCTGGCATTTCTTATCTGCTGGGTGCCATTCCACGTGGTCACCACATTAGATTTGCTCTTACGGGCTGAAGTCCTGGGAGGGTGTCACCTTCTGTCAGTCCTAGATATCTGCAATCAGATCTTCACATACTTAGCCTTCGCCAACAGTGTTCTCAACCCCATCCTCTACGTCCTGGTAGGAAAGAACTTCCGGAAAAAAGTGGGTGAACTCTTCAAGCAGTGGAGCATTAGGAAAATAGTGACCTCTGAGTCCTCACGTTCATCAAACCTGTCCTCTACACTGAAGACTTTGGTATAA